One Natronomonas moolapensis 8.8.11 genomic region harbors:
- a CDS encoding ubiquitin-like small modifier protein 1 has product MALELRFFANFREAVGQKSIEREFEAGSSVGDVLAALESEFADLAGDVLDESGGIKPQLSVLKNGREVVHIEGTDTDLADGDTLSVFPPVAGG; this is encoded by the coding sequence ATCGCTCTCGAGCTCCGGTTTTTCGCGAACTTTCGCGAGGCGGTCGGTCAAAAGTCGATCGAGCGGGAGTTCGAGGCCGGCTCGAGTGTCGGCGACGTCCTCGCCGCACTGGAGTCCGAGTTCGCCGATCTCGCCGGAGACGTCCTCGACGAATCGGGCGGCATCAAACCCCAATTGAGCGTCCTCAAGAACGGCCGGGAAGTCGTCCACATCGAGGGGACCGACACCGACCTGGCGGACGGCGACACGCTCAGCGTCTTCCCGCCGGTTGCGGGGGGATAG
- the gatD gene encoding Glu-tRNA(Gln) amidotransferase subunit GatD produces the protein MNPGDRVRVDRTGTTYEGVLLPSTTTEELVVKLDGGYNVGIDRSDASVDVLERDTYDIESGGDADGRSEITFEEDLPTVALISTGGTIASTVDYRTGAVTAQFDAEDVLRAVPELAGRANYRGRVVANILSENMTPAVWTELAEAVHEEIEAGADGVVVMHGTDTMQYTAAALSFTLETPVPVVLTGSQRSADRPSSDNVMNAVCAVEAATADHSETLVCMHESESDETCTLHRGTRVRKNHTSRRDAFGTVGGEPIGRVEWATGEVSFRQSVAERGADDLRLAPALDTDVELLKFVPGADPARLDLAEGASGLVIEGTGLGHVNTEWIDRIEALIEDGTTVVMTSQCIEGRVCDRVYDTGRDLLDAGVVEAGDTLPETAYVKLMWALENVESVEETMRRPVAGELQERSVPWT, from the coding sequence ATGAACCCAGGGGACCGCGTCCGCGTCGATCGCACCGGGACCACCTACGAGGGGGTCCTGTTGCCCTCGACGACGACGGAGGAACTCGTCGTCAAACTCGACGGCGGCTACAACGTCGGGATCGACCGGAGCGACGCAAGCGTCGACGTACTGGAGCGGGACACCTACGACATCGAGTCGGGTGGCGACGCCGACGGGCGCTCGGAGATCACCTTCGAGGAGGACCTCCCGACGGTGGCGCTCATCTCGACGGGCGGCACCATCGCCTCGACGGTGGACTACCGGACCGGCGCGGTCACCGCCCAGTTCGACGCCGAGGACGTGTTGCGTGCCGTCCCGGAACTCGCCGGGCGAGCGAACTACCGCGGACGCGTCGTGGCGAACATCCTTTCGGAGAACATGACGCCGGCGGTGTGGACGGAGTTGGCCGAGGCGGTCCACGAGGAGATCGAGGCGGGGGCCGACGGCGTCGTCGTGATGCACGGCACCGACACGATGCAGTACACCGCCGCCGCGCTGTCGTTCACCCTCGAAACGCCCGTCCCGGTCGTGTTGACTGGCAGCCAACGCTCCGCGGATCGGCCCTCCTCGGACAACGTCATGAACGCCGTCTGTGCGGTCGAGGCCGCGACCGCAGATCACTCCGAGACGCTCGTCTGTATGCACGAGTCCGAATCCGACGAGACGTGTACGCTACACCGCGGCACCCGGGTCCGAAAGAACCACACCTCCAGGCGGGACGCCTTCGGAACCGTCGGGGGCGAACCGATCGGGCGCGTCGAGTGGGCCACCGGCGAGGTCTCCTTCCGGCAATCCGTCGCCGAACGCGGCGCGGACGACCTCCGGCTCGCGCCGGCCCTCGACACCGATGTCGAACTGCTCAAGTTCGTCCCCGGAGCGGACCCGGCTCGGCTCGATCTCGCCGAGGGGGCCTCGGGTCTCGTGATCGAGGGGACCGGACTGGGCCACGTCAACACCGAATGGATCGACCGGATCGAGGCGTTGATCGAGGACGGCACGACGGTGGTGATGACGAGTCAGTGCATCGAGGGGCGTGTCTGCGACCGCGTCTACGACACTGGCCGGGACCTCCTCGACGCCGGCGTCGTCGAGGCCGGCGACACGCTGCCCGAGACGGCCTACGTCAAGTTGATGTGGGCGCTCGAGAACGTCGAGAGCGTCGAGGAGACGATGCGACGACCGGTCGCCGGGGAGCTACAGGAACGGTCGGTCCCCTGGACCTGA